The Thermococcus henrietii genome segment TCATCGGGGGCCATGTCCTTGGGAACGCCAACGACAACCGTGCTCATGTCTTTCCCCGCTGGAGCGGTGGCGCTGAGTATGTGGAGGTCGTAGGGGCCGTGCAGAATCGAGACGGCTTCTATTCCCTTCACGTCCAGGTTGTTCCCCTTCAGGTAGAGGGTGAAGTTGCCGCCCGGAATAGCGAACGCTGGAACAACTGGTGCCGGCTGGTAGAGGAACTTGCTGTACGTGTACGAATAGCTGCCGGTAGCCGATACTGGCGTTACGTTCAAAATCGCCAGTGCACCCATAAAAGCCAGCAATAGTGCCAACAGCCGCCTGGCCATGGTATCACCGGTGGGAAGGGGAGAAGAGGCACTTAAAACCTTTCCCGTTCGAAACCTGTCCAAAGGAACACCATTTAATGTCCCTTTTGAGTCTTCCCTGTCAAAAAAGATACCATGTAGTCCGCAGTCGGAGAGCGACCGCCGAGGTGTTTGTAGAGGGAGTGCATCTCCAGAATCTGGACTCTCAGCTTTTCCTCCGGCCTCACGAGGTAGCGCGTGAAGAGTACCGCCATCTCAACGAGCAGGCAGTCGGCCCTGCTGAACGGTCGGAGTGGCAGAGTTCCCTCGATTTCGCCCTCAGGAATCAGCTCGCAGAGCAGAACCTCGGTCTCGCCGAGTTCATCCTTCCAGCGCTCGACCTTCCACTTCACCTGCCCATAGAAACCTGGTAAGCCTTTAATCCAGCGATAGTCGTTCATCTCAACGAACTCCAACTCGACGGGAAGGTTCAATGCGGTTCTGACGAGCAGTTCGGGGTCGTTGGTGAGCTGAATTGAGGCCTTAGCGGTTTCAAGAACCTCACGGAAGCTCTTTCCGGGGAAGAGCTTGAACCTTAGCCTCTCGCCCTCCCGGACGACGCCAACGGGCGTAACGTTCGAACGCGTGACGAGAAGGACCTCGTAAACCCTCCCCTCTTCGAAAACGTCGAGCATTCCAACCACCGGAAAAGGAGAAGGGAAATCAGAGGTTCTGCTTGGGGAGGACTATTATGTCGTCCCTGTCGATGTAGAAGGTAACCGGCTGGGTTGGCCGGAGGTTGGCTATCTCCCTGTCGCTTATGGCCCTGGCTATGATCCTCGTCTCGCCGAAGAGGCCAACGACCTCGGTGAAGAAGCCGTAGTACTCGATGAGGTCAACGGTTCCCTCGAGCGAGACTGTGTTTTCTCCGGGTCTGAACTTTATGCGCTCCGGCCTTATGACGAGGACGACATTGTCGCTCTTCTCGGTGTAGTGGAGCCCGTCGAGGCGGAAGCTCTCAAACTCAACGGTAACCTTGTCGCCATTCCTCTCGACGACCTTAGCGGGGATGACGTTGGTCTTGCCCATGAAGCTCGCCACGAACTCGGTCCTCGGCCTCTCGTAGATGTCCCTTGGTGTTCCGACCTGCTCGACGGTTCCGACGTTCATAACCGCTATCCTGTCGCTTATGGCCATTGCCTCCTCCTGGTCGTGGGTAACGTAGATGA includes the following:
- a CDS encoding DUF447 domain-containing protein, which gives rise to MLDVFEEGRVYEVLLVTRSNVTPVGVVREGERLRFKLFPGKSFREVLETAKASIQLTNDPELLVRTALNLPVELEFVEMNDYRWIKGLPGFYGQVKWKVERWKDELGETEVLLCELIPEGEIEGTLPLRPFSRADCLLVEMAVLFTRYLVRPEEKLRVQILEMHSLYKHLGGRSPTADYMVSFLTGKTQKGH